Proteins from one Toxotes jaculatrix isolate fToxJac2 chromosome 13, fToxJac2.pri, whole genome shotgun sequence genomic window:
- the smad10a gene encoding mothers against decapentaplegic homolog 4 isoform X3: MWTDSELGHHDANELSGHSLADQLNTSSIMSVNPPSSNDACLSIVHSLMCHRQGGENEGFAKRAIESLVKKLKEKKDELDSLITAITTNGVHPSKCVTIQRTLDGRLQVAGRKGFPHVIYARLWRWPDLHKNELKHVKFCQYAFDLKYDNVCVNPYHYERVVSPGIVGLSLQNTAPGGLIKEEYIHDCIQMDLPPGMPLSDHQAALKLPPPDHYGQPLPPQLSSEPHGPPPVSRYTNLPVSPKVSGSGSMLPLQGGHSDGHLQAASPQAQVMTPAPRPPTPTQPPPQQQAAQQPSQPPHSQQPSLPPSHSHGQNGYSSNKHSQSQTVFHMWTGNNTATYTPIGPQQNGRGHQQPPLHHPNHHWSQHQGSASFPPSVSNHPGPEFWCSISYFEMDVQVGEMFKVPSSCPVVTVDGYVDPSGGDRFCLGQLSNVHRTDASERARLHIGKGVQLECRGEGDVWMRCMSDHAVFVQSYYLDREAGRAPGDAVHKIYPGAYIKVFDLRQCHRQMQQQAATAQAAAAAQAAAVAGNIPGPGSVGGIAPAVSLSAAAGIGVDDLRRLCILRLSFVKGWGPDYPRQSIKHTPCWVEVHLHRALQLLDEVLHTMPLADPGPAN, from the exons ATGT GGACTGATTCAGAGCTGGGTCATCACGATGCCAATGAACTTTCTGGTCACTCATTGGCTGACCAACTTAATACCAG CAGCATCATGTCGGTGAACCCTCCAAGCAGCAATGACGCCTGCCTCAGCATCGTCCACAGCCTCATGTGCCACCGGCAGGGTGGAGAGAACGAGGGCTTCGCCAAGCGGGCCATTGAGAGCCTGGTCAAGaagctgaaggagaagaaggacgAGCTGGACTCACTCATCACTGCCATTACCACCAACGGTGTCCATCCCAGCAAGTGTGTCACCATCCAGAGGACGCTAGATGGACGACTGCAG GTGGCGGGGAGGAAAGGGTTTCCTCATGTGATTTACGCACGTCTGTGGCGTTGGCCTGACCTCCACAAGAATGAACTCAAGCATGTCAAGTTCTGCCAGTACGCCTTCGACCTGAAGTACGACAATGTGTGCGTCAACCCCTACCATTATGAGAGGGTGGTGTCTCCAGGCATCG TTGGTCTCAGCCTTCAAAACACAG CACCAGGTGGCCTCATCAAAGAGGAATACATCCATGACTGTATACAGATGGATCTCCCACCTGGCATGCCTCTGTCTGACCACCAAGCTGCGTTGAAACTGCCTCCTCCTGACCATTATGGCCAGCCCCTGCCTCCTCAACTGTCCTCTGAGCCACATGGACCCCCACCTGTCAGCAGATACACCAACCTGCCTGTCTCACCAAAAG TGTCCGGCTCTGGCTCCATGCTGCCGCTGCAGGGTGGCCACAGTGACGGCCATCTCCAAGCTGCATCTCCACAGGCTCAAGTCATGACCCCGGCACCACGACCTCCGACCCCAACCCAACCCCCACCTCAACAGCAGGCTGCCCAGCAACCCTCGCAGCCCCCCCATTCACAACAACCCTCCTTACCTCCTTCTCACTCACATGGACAGAACGGATACAGCAGCAATAAACACTCTCAGAGCCAGACTGTCTTTCACA TGTGGACAGGCAACAACACAGCCACCTACACTCCCATAGGACCCCAGCAGAATGGCCGTGGTCACCAACAACCTCCCCTCCATCATCCAAACCACCACT GGTCTCAGCATCAGGGCTCagcctctttccctccttctgtgTCCAATCATCCAG GACCAGAGTTTTGGTGCTCTATCTCCTACTTTGAAATGGACGTTCAGGTGGGTGAGATGTTCAAGGTGCCCTCCAGCTGCCCTGTAGTGACCGTGGATGGTTACGTTGACCCGTCGGGAGGCGATCGCTTCTGCCTCGGCCAGCTGAGTAACGTCCACCGCACGGATGCCAGCGAGAGAGCCAG gTTACACATTGGTAAAGGCGTGCAGCTGGAGTGTCGTGGCGAGGGCGACGTGTGGATGCGCTGCATGAGCGACCACGCCGTGTTTGTACAGAGCTACTACCTCGACAGAGAGGCGGGCCGAGCACCGGGTGATGCCGTGCACAAGATCTACCCTGGAGCCTATATCAAG GTGTTTGACCTGCGACAGTGCCATagacagatgcagcagcaggcagcGACTGCTCAGGCTGCGGCTGCTGCACAGGCGGCTGCCGTGGCGGGAAATATTCCCGGTCCAGGGAGCGTCGGAGGAATCGCACCTGCAGTTA GTTTGTCCGCGGCGGCGGGGATCGGCGTGGACGACCTCAGGCGACTATGTATCCTGCGACTCAGCTTCGTTAAGGGCTGGGGGCCCGACTACCCCCGGCAGAGCATCAAGCACACCCCCTGCTGGGTGGAGGTCCACCTGCACCGCGCTCTGCAGCTTCTGGATGAGGTGTTGCACACTATGCCGCTGGCAGACCCAGGGCCTGCTAACTGA
- the smad10a gene encoding mothers against decapentaplegic homolog 4 isoform X2 — MWTDSELGHHDANELSGHSLADQLNTSIMSVNPPSSNDACLSIVHSLMCHRQGGENEGFAKRAIESLVKKLKEKKDELDSLITAITTNGVHPSKCVTIQRTLDGRLQVAGRKGFPHVIYARLWRWPDLHKNELKHVKFCQYAFDLKYDNVCVNPYHYERVVSPGIVGLSLQNTAPGGLIKEEYIHDCIQMDLPPGMPLSDHQAALKLPPPDHYGQPLPPQLSSEPHGPPPVSRYTNLPVSPKVSGSGSMLPLQGGHSDGHLQAASPQAQVMTPAPRPPTPTQPPPQQQAAQQPSQPPHSQQPSLPPSHSHGQNGYSSNKHSQSQTVFHTVWTGNNTATYTPIGPQQNGRGHQQPPLHHPNHHWSQHQGSASFPPSVSNHPGPEFWCSISYFEMDVQVGEMFKVPSSCPVVTVDGYVDPSGGDRFCLGQLSNVHRTDASERARLHIGKGVQLECRGEGDVWMRCMSDHAVFVQSYYLDREAGRAPGDAVHKIYPGAYIKVFDLRQCHRQMQQQAATAQAAAAAQAAAVAGNIPGPGSVGGIAPAVSLSAAAGIGVDDLRRLCILRLSFVKGWGPDYPRQSIKHTPCWVEVHLHRALQLLDEVLHTMPLADPGPAN; from the exons ATGT GGACTGATTCAGAGCTGGGTCATCACGATGCCAATGAACTTTCTGGTCACTCATTGGCTGACCAACTTAATACCAG CATCATGTCGGTGAACCCTCCAAGCAGCAATGACGCCTGCCTCAGCATCGTCCACAGCCTCATGTGCCACCGGCAGGGTGGAGAGAACGAGGGCTTCGCCAAGCGGGCCATTGAGAGCCTGGTCAAGaagctgaaggagaagaaggacgAGCTGGACTCACTCATCACTGCCATTACCACCAACGGTGTCCATCCCAGCAAGTGTGTCACCATCCAGAGGACGCTAGATGGACGACTGCAG GTGGCGGGGAGGAAAGGGTTTCCTCATGTGATTTACGCACGTCTGTGGCGTTGGCCTGACCTCCACAAGAATGAACTCAAGCATGTCAAGTTCTGCCAGTACGCCTTCGACCTGAAGTACGACAATGTGTGCGTCAACCCCTACCATTATGAGAGGGTGGTGTCTCCAGGCATCG TTGGTCTCAGCCTTCAAAACACAG CACCAGGTGGCCTCATCAAAGAGGAATACATCCATGACTGTATACAGATGGATCTCCCACCTGGCATGCCTCTGTCTGACCACCAAGCTGCGTTGAAACTGCCTCCTCCTGACCATTATGGCCAGCCCCTGCCTCCTCAACTGTCCTCTGAGCCACATGGACCCCCACCTGTCAGCAGATACACCAACCTGCCTGTCTCACCAAAAG TGTCCGGCTCTGGCTCCATGCTGCCGCTGCAGGGTGGCCACAGTGACGGCCATCTCCAAGCTGCATCTCCACAGGCTCAAGTCATGACCCCGGCACCACGACCTCCGACCCCAACCCAACCCCCACCTCAACAGCAGGCTGCCCAGCAACCCTCGCAGCCCCCCCATTCACAACAACCCTCCTTACCTCCTTCTCACTCACATGGACAGAACGGATACAGCAGCAATAAACACTCTCAGAGCCAGACTGTCTTTCACA CAGTGTGGACAGGCAACAACACAGCCACCTACACTCCCATAGGACCCCAGCAGAATGGCCGTGGTCACCAACAACCTCCCCTCCATCATCCAAACCACCACT GGTCTCAGCATCAGGGCTCagcctctttccctccttctgtgTCCAATCATCCAG GACCAGAGTTTTGGTGCTCTATCTCCTACTTTGAAATGGACGTTCAGGTGGGTGAGATGTTCAAGGTGCCCTCCAGCTGCCCTGTAGTGACCGTGGATGGTTACGTTGACCCGTCGGGAGGCGATCGCTTCTGCCTCGGCCAGCTGAGTAACGTCCACCGCACGGATGCCAGCGAGAGAGCCAG gTTACACATTGGTAAAGGCGTGCAGCTGGAGTGTCGTGGCGAGGGCGACGTGTGGATGCGCTGCATGAGCGACCACGCCGTGTTTGTACAGAGCTACTACCTCGACAGAGAGGCGGGCCGAGCACCGGGTGATGCCGTGCACAAGATCTACCCTGGAGCCTATATCAAG GTGTTTGACCTGCGACAGTGCCATagacagatgcagcagcaggcagcGACTGCTCAGGCTGCGGCTGCTGCACAGGCGGCTGCCGTGGCGGGAAATATTCCCGGTCCAGGGAGCGTCGGAGGAATCGCACCTGCAGTTA GTTTGTCCGCGGCGGCGGGGATCGGCGTGGACGACCTCAGGCGACTATGTATCCTGCGACTCAGCTTCGTTAAGGGCTGGGGGCCCGACTACCCCCGGCAGAGCATCAAGCACACCCCCTGCTGGGTGGAGGTCCACCTGCACCGCGCTCTGCAGCTTCTGGATGAGGTGTTGCACACTATGCCGCTGGCAGACCCAGGGCCTGCTAACTGA
- the smad10a gene encoding mothers against decapentaplegic homolog 4 isoform X1, with protein MWTDSELGHHDANELSGHSLADQLNTSSIMSVNPPSSNDACLSIVHSLMCHRQGGENEGFAKRAIESLVKKLKEKKDELDSLITAITTNGVHPSKCVTIQRTLDGRLQVAGRKGFPHVIYARLWRWPDLHKNELKHVKFCQYAFDLKYDNVCVNPYHYERVVSPGIVGLSLQNTAPGGLIKEEYIHDCIQMDLPPGMPLSDHQAALKLPPPDHYGQPLPPQLSSEPHGPPPVSRYTNLPVSPKVSGSGSMLPLQGGHSDGHLQAASPQAQVMTPAPRPPTPTQPPPQQQAAQQPSQPPHSQQPSLPPSHSHGQNGYSSNKHSQSQTVFHTVWTGNNTATYTPIGPQQNGRGHQQPPLHHPNHHWSQHQGSASFPPSVSNHPGPEFWCSISYFEMDVQVGEMFKVPSSCPVVTVDGYVDPSGGDRFCLGQLSNVHRTDASERARLHIGKGVQLECRGEGDVWMRCMSDHAVFVQSYYLDREAGRAPGDAVHKIYPGAYIKVFDLRQCHRQMQQQAATAQAAAAAQAAAVAGNIPGPGSVGGIAPAVSLSAAAGIGVDDLRRLCILRLSFVKGWGPDYPRQSIKHTPCWVEVHLHRALQLLDEVLHTMPLADPGPAN; from the exons ATGT GGACTGATTCAGAGCTGGGTCATCACGATGCCAATGAACTTTCTGGTCACTCATTGGCTGACCAACTTAATACCAG CAGCATCATGTCGGTGAACCCTCCAAGCAGCAATGACGCCTGCCTCAGCATCGTCCACAGCCTCATGTGCCACCGGCAGGGTGGAGAGAACGAGGGCTTCGCCAAGCGGGCCATTGAGAGCCTGGTCAAGaagctgaaggagaagaaggacgAGCTGGACTCACTCATCACTGCCATTACCACCAACGGTGTCCATCCCAGCAAGTGTGTCACCATCCAGAGGACGCTAGATGGACGACTGCAG GTGGCGGGGAGGAAAGGGTTTCCTCATGTGATTTACGCACGTCTGTGGCGTTGGCCTGACCTCCACAAGAATGAACTCAAGCATGTCAAGTTCTGCCAGTACGCCTTCGACCTGAAGTACGACAATGTGTGCGTCAACCCCTACCATTATGAGAGGGTGGTGTCTCCAGGCATCG TTGGTCTCAGCCTTCAAAACACAG CACCAGGTGGCCTCATCAAAGAGGAATACATCCATGACTGTATACAGATGGATCTCCCACCTGGCATGCCTCTGTCTGACCACCAAGCTGCGTTGAAACTGCCTCCTCCTGACCATTATGGCCAGCCCCTGCCTCCTCAACTGTCCTCTGAGCCACATGGACCCCCACCTGTCAGCAGATACACCAACCTGCCTGTCTCACCAAAAG TGTCCGGCTCTGGCTCCATGCTGCCGCTGCAGGGTGGCCACAGTGACGGCCATCTCCAAGCTGCATCTCCACAGGCTCAAGTCATGACCCCGGCACCACGACCTCCGACCCCAACCCAACCCCCACCTCAACAGCAGGCTGCCCAGCAACCCTCGCAGCCCCCCCATTCACAACAACCCTCCTTACCTCCTTCTCACTCACATGGACAGAACGGATACAGCAGCAATAAACACTCTCAGAGCCAGACTGTCTTTCACA CAGTGTGGACAGGCAACAACACAGCCACCTACACTCCCATAGGACCCCAGCAGAATGGCCGTGGTCACCAACAACCTCCCCTCCATCATCCAAACCACCACT GGTCTCAGCATCAGGGCTCagcctctttccctccttctgtgTCCAATCATCCAG GACCAGAGTTTTGGTGCTCTATCTCCTACTTTGAAATGGACGTTCAGGTGGGTGAGATGTTCAAGGTGCCCTCCAGCTGCCCTGTAGTGACCGTGGATGGTTACGTTGACCCGTCGGGAGGCGATCGCTTCTGCCTCGGCCAGCTGAGTAACGTCCACCGCACGGATGCCAGCGAGAGAGCCAG gTTACACATTGGTAAAGGCGTGCAGCTGGAGTGTCGTGGCGAGGGCGACGTGTGGATGCGCTGCATGAGCGACCACGCCGTGTTTGTACAGAGCTACTACCTCGACAGAGAGGCGGGCCGAGCACCGGGTGATGCCGTGCACAAGATCTACCCTGGAGCCTATATCAAG GTGTTTGACCTGCGACAGTGCCATagacagatgcagcagcaggcagcGACTGCTCAGGCTGCGGCTGCTGCACAGGCGGCTGCCGTGGCGGGAAATATTCCCGGTCCAGGGAGCGTCGGAGGAATCGCACCTGCAGTTA GTTTGTCCGCGGCGGCGGGGATCGGCGTGGACGACCTCAGGCGACTATGTATCCTGCGACTCAGCTTCGTTAAGGGCTGGGGGCCCGACTACCCCCGGCAGAGCATCAAGCACACCCCCTGCTGGGTGGAGGTCCACCTGCACCGCGCTCTGCAGCTTCTGGATGAGGTGTTGCACACTATGCCGCTGGCAGACCCAGGGCCTGCTAACTGA
- the snapin gene encoding SNARE-associated protein Snapin, protein MAAAAVVETSSGKDAIAEGLLDLLKPAIQQLDLHVHSVRESQVELREHIDSLATELCRINEHQKVALDLDPYVKKLLNARRRVVLVNNILQNAQERLRRLNHNVAKETARRKTMLEASGVFTSRSPSKP, encoded by the exons ATGGCCGCGGCGGCTGTAGTTGAGACTTCTTCAGGTAAAGATGCTATCGCGGAGGGGTTGCTCGATCTTCTTAAGCCTGCCATCCAGCAGCTCGACCTGCACGTACACTCAGTCAG AGAAAGCCAGGTAGAATTAAGAGAACATATAGACAGCCTGGCCACAG AGTTATGCAGGATAAACGAACATCAGAAGGTGGCTCTAGACCTTGATCCTTATGTAAAGAAGCTGCTCAATGCAAGACGCCGAGTAGTGCTGGTAAACAACATACTGCAGAATGCTCAG GAACGTTTGAGGCGACTTAACCATAATGTGGCCAAAGAGACAGCACGAAGAAAGACCATGCTGGAGGCTTCAGGAGTGTTCACGTCCCGCTCTCCCAGTAAACCCTga
- the chtopa gene encoding chromatin target of PRMT1a, which translates to MSAASSQKVVLKSTTKVSLNERFTNMLKNKQPTAVSIRATMQQQHLASARNRRLAQQMENRPSVQAALNHKQSLKQRLGKSNIQARLGRPVGALMRGGAPGGRGGLRGMARGSLRGRARGGVMRGALSLRGKRVPTGAPMRGRGSAGRLAMRRGGRHRGGAAGRGGPLSRGAARGGVARGRGGLRGRGGFAGRGGRGRGRGRGVGRPSVTREQLDNQLDAYMSKTKGHLDAELDAYMAQADPDSME; encoded by the exons ATGAGtgcagcctcctcccaaaaaGTTGTCCTGAAAAGCACCACCAAAGTGTCTCTAAATGAGCG CTTCACTAACATGCTGAAGAACAAGCAGCCCACTGCGGTAAGCATTCGAGCCACCATGCAACAGCAGCATTTGGCCAGTGCCCGCAATCGCCGGCTGGCCCAGCAGATGGAGAACCGACCTTCAGTGCAAGCTGCTCTGAATCACAAGCAG AGCCTGAAGCAGCGCCTGGGAAAGAGCAACATCCAGGCCAGGCTGGGTCGGCCTGTCGGGGCACTGATGCGTGGAGGAGCTcctggaggcagaggaggactgCGGGGGATGGCCAGGGGAAGCCTCAGAGGACGAGCCAGAGGAGGAGTAATGAGGGGAGCTCTGTCCCTGAGAG GGAAGCGAGTGCCTACAGGTGCCCCCATGCGAGGTCGTGGCTCTGCTGGCCGTCTGGCGATGCGTAGAGGAGGCCGCCACCGCGGAGGAGCTGCCGGCCGAGGGGGGCCTCTGTCCCGAGGAGCAGCAAGAGGAGGAGTagccagag GGCGTGGTGGACTGCGTGGGCGTGGTGGTTTTGCTGGTCGAGGTGGTCGCGGCCGCGGACGGGGCCGAGGCGTTGGCCGACCCTCTGTGACCCGTGAACAACTGGACAACCAGCTGGACGCCTACATGTCAAAGACCAAAGGTCACTTGGATGCTGAACTGGACGCCTACATGGCCCAGGCAGACCCAGACAGTATGGAGTAA